GCCCACCGCGACCGGGACCGCGGCCAGCGCCACCACGCCGAGGGCCTCGACGATCTCCGCCGCACCCACCGGGTCGAGGCGGCGGTCGTCGCCGACGTGGTCGATGCGCAGCGGCTCGAGCTGCTGGGCGGCCTCGAGCAGCAGCGAGGTCAGCGACTCGGGGAGGTCGACGAACGACGCGGGCTGCGGCAGCCGGGCGGCCTCGGGGCCGGCCGACCACGCCCCCCGGACGGCGGAGTAGCGCTCGGCGTCGACCAGCAGCACGTCGCAGCGGTCGACCTGGGTGGCCTGCCCGACCGACTCCGCCGCACGGTTGACCAGCTGGGCGGAGTCGAAGTCCTGGCGCAGCGCCCGGGCCAGCTCGGTGACCACGCGGGCCTGGTCGGCGCGCTCCAGCAGCTCGGCCTGGGCGTTGCGCAGCTCGCGCACGGAGTCGTAGAGGTCGGCCGTGGCCCGCTCCCCGATCGACTCGGCCGCCTGCCGGCGCGCCTGCTCGCGGCGCAGCTGCCGACGGAGCCGTCGCACCTCGGCGACGGGGTCCGTCGACTCGACGGTGTCGGAGACCAGTTCCATGGGGTCCTCAGCCTGTCTCGAAGGTGACGCGCAGCGAGCAGTGGGGGGCGTCGTGGAGCTGGCACGCCTCGTGGTGGACCGCGGTCGGCTCGTCGTAGACGACGCCGGCCCCCTCGATCATGCCCTCGGCGAGCGCGCAGAGCGAGCGGTGGGAGCGGTAGTGCACGAGCAGTGACCCGTCCTCACCGTCGTCGAACCAGAAGCGGGGCGGCTGGGCGTCGGGGTGCAGGCGCACCACCTCGGCGTGGACGAGGTCGTCGAGCGTGAGCAGGAAGGACCGGACGTCGTCGTGGGCGGCGAAGTGACCCGGGTAGCGCTGCGACAGTCCCTGCGTGGCGTGGCGTCCCAGCTCGACGCAGAGGTCGGCCTCCGCCACGCCCAGGAGCTCCGACCCCGCCCCCACCAGGCGTGGGAGCGCGTCGTCGGGGTAGTTGCCCAGGCTGGTCCACACGCCGTCGAGGTCCGCGTCCACCAGGATCCGGTCCCACACCGCGTCGCCGTGCTGCAGCACCACGGCTTCCTCGACGAGGTTCAAGATGACGCCCTTCACTACGAGGCCCCCAGGAGTCCGCGGCCACAACCTTCCGGTTGGGAGGCTAGTGAAGGCGGCGCGAACGATCAGTACAACCGTCCACCCAGGCGTGTCCTGGTCTAGCCACCCTCGCGGCCGCGAACGGCCGCACGAGGACGGCCGGCGGCGGTAGCATCGCGGCCAGCGCTCGTCGGGCAGGGGCCCGAGGGGTGGGGAGGAGAGTCCGTGCGTCCTCGGCGTACGCCCGTGCTCGCGGGCCCGGTCGCCGCCCTGCTGGCGGTCCTCGTGGTGCTGGCGGGCTGCTCGTCGGCCCCGCTCGCCCGCCCGGAGGCCTCCGACCGGACCTCGCCGCCGGAGCTCGGCGCCTGCTACCCGCTCACCCCCGAGGACGTCGGGAGCAGCAGCAACGACACCGACCCGGTCGCGTGCGGCGCCGCCCACACCTCCCAGACCTTCGCGGTCGGCACGCTGCCGGAGTCGACGGGCGCGGCGTACGACGACCGCGCGCACGGCCGCTGGATCTACCCGCGCTGCGAGGCCGCCTTCGAGAAGTTCCTCGGCGTCGACGAGAGCCTGGCGATGCGGATCCAGCTGAGCTGGGCGTGGTTCCGGCCCTCGCAGGAGGGCTGGGACAAGGGCGCACGGTGGTACCGCTGCGACCTCGTCGGCGGCAGCACCGAGGCCACGGCGTACCGCCCGCTCCCGCAGGACGCCAAGGGCCTGTTCGCCGCCAAGCCACCCGAGCAGTGGCTCACCTGCGCCTCCGGGCCCACCGTGCTGGAGGCCGAGAAGCTGCCCTGCACCGAGCCCCACGACTGGCGCGCGGTCACCACCATCAAGCTCGGCCAGCCCGACGACGAGTACCCCGGCGAGCGGCTGGTGCAGGTGCGCACCCGCGACTTCTGCTCCGACTCGGTCGGCGCCTGGATGAACTACCCGGTCGACTACGAGTACGGCTACACGTGGTTCAAGGAGGCCGAGTGGCAGGCCGGCAACCGGCGCTCGGTCTGCTGGGCGAGGACCGACCGGTGAGGCCGGCACGATGACGGCGGGGCGCGGACGGCGCCTGGGGGTCCTGCTGGTCCCCCTGGTGCTCCTGCTCGGCGCCTGCAGCTCGGGGGGCCCCGGGACCGCCGGCGACGCCCCGGTCACCTCGCGCTCCGCCTCGCCCTCCCCCACGGCCTCGGTCACGGCGGCTGCCACGGCCCCGCGCGCCCCCGCCGTCGGGAGCTGCCACGACCTGACCCTGACCGCGGCGACCCGGCCGGTGGACGACGGGGAGGCCGTCGGCTGTGCCCGTCCCCACACCTCGGTGACGGTCAGGGTCGGGCGGCTGTCCTCGCTGGCCGACGGACACCTGCTGTCGGTCGACTCGCGCACCACCCGGGCCCGGGTCGCCGCGGCGTGCCCCGCCTCCCTGGCGAGCTGGGCGGGCGGCGACGAGACCGCCCGCCGGCTGAGCCGGCTCGAGGTCGTGTGGTTCACCCCGACGCTCGAGCAGGCCGACGCCGGCGCCGACTGGTTCCGCTGCGACCTGGTCTCGGTCGCCTCCTCCGACCGCCTGCAGCGCCTGCCCGGCCGGGCCCGCGGGCTCCTCGACGGCGCCGGCGCGCTCGACACCTACGGCACCTGCGGCACCGCCGCCCCCGACGCCCGCCGCTTCGAGCGGGTGGCCTGCGCACTGGGGCACACCTGGCGCGCGGTCGACGTCGTGGCGCTGCCGCAGGGGGCGCGCTACCTCGCCGCCGACCTCACCGCCCAGGGCGACGACCGCTGCCGTGCCGTCGCGTCCGACCGCGCCGGAGGGGACCTGGAGTTCTCCTGGTCCTTCGAGTGGCCCACCCGCACCCGGTGGGACGCCGGCCAGCGCTACGGGTGGTGCTGGGTCCCCGCCGCCTGAGGGCGGGCCCCGGGGTCAGCGGACGGCGTGGCCCGCGGCGCGCAGGGTGTCCTTGACCTCGGGGATGCGCAGCGTGCCGAAGTGGAAGACCGTGGCGGCCAGCACCGCGTCGGCGCCCGCGTCGACGGCCGGGGCGAAGTGGTCCAGGGCCCCGGCGCCGCCGCTGGCGATGACGGGCACCGCGACCTCGCGGCGCACGGCGCGGACCAGGTCGAGGTCGAAGCCGTCCTGGGTGCCGTCGGCGTCCATGGCGTTGAGCAGGATCTCGCCGGCCCCCAGCTCCGCGGCGCGCGAGGCCCACTCCAGGGCGTCGAGACCCGCGGAGGTCCGCCCGCCGTGGGTGGTGACCTCGAAGCCGGAGTCGGTGCCCGCGGCGCGGCGGGCGTCGACCGAGAGCACGAGCACCTGGTTGCCGAACCGGTCGGCGATCTCGGCGACCAGCTCGGGGCGGCGGATGGCGGCGGTGTTGACCGCGACCTTGTCGGCGCCGGCCCGCAGCAGCCGGTCGACGTCGGCCACGCTGGACACGCCCCCTCCGACCGTGAGCGGGATGAAGACCTGCTCGGCGGTGGCCGAGACGATCTCCATCGTGGTCGAGCGACCCTCGTGGGAGGCCGAGATGTCGAGGAAGGTGAGCTCGTCGGCGCCCTCGGCGTCGTAGACCTTGGCCAGCTCCACCGGGTCGCCGGCGTCGCGCAGCGACTGGAAGTTGATGCCCTTGACGACCCGCCCCGCGTCGACGTCGAGGCAGGGGATGACGCGGACGGCCAGGCTCACGGCTGCGGCACCGGCTGGTCCACCGGGCGGGGCCGCTCCGGCCACGTCAGGTCCAGGGCGTCGGGGAGCGTGAAGCGGCCCTCGTAGAGCGCGGTGCCGATGATGGCGCCCTCGACGCCGCCCGGCTGGTCGGCCGGGGTCACCAGGCCCATCAGCGCCTCGAGGTCGGCCAGCTCGGTGATGCCGCCCGAGGCCACCACCGGGCGGTCGGTCTCGGCGCACACGGCCCGCAGCAGGTCGAGGTTGGGGCCCTGGAGCATGCCGTCCTTGTTGACGTCGGTGACGACGTAGCGCGCGCAGCCCTCGGAGTCGAGACGGGCCAGCACGTCGTACAGGTCGCCGCCGTCGCGGGTCCAGCCCCGGGCCGCCAGCGTGCGTCCGCGCACGTCGAGCCCGATCGCGATCCGGTCGCCGTGCGAGGCGATCGCCGAGGCGCACCACTCGGGCTGCTCCAGCGCCGCGGTGCCGATGTTGACCCGGCGGCAGCCGGCCGTCATGGCCGACTCCAGCGACGCGTCGTCGCGGATGCCGCCGCTCATCTCGACGTCGATGTCGAGCGTGCCGACGATCCGCGCCAGCAGCTCGCGGTTGTGGCCGCGCCCGAAGGCGGCGTCGAGGTCGACGAGGTGGATCCACTCCGCCCCGGCCTGCTGCCAGCGCAGCGCCGCCTCGACCGGGTCCCCGAACCGCTTCTCGGAGCCGGCGACCCCCTGGACCAGCTGCACGGCCTGGCCGCCGGCGATGTCGACGGCGGGCAGCAGCTCGAGGTGGGGCGCCGGGATCTGGCTGGCGGGGTGCTGGGTCATGTGGTCCTCCGGGTGGGTCGTCAGGGGCGGGGCAGCGAGGCGACCCAGTTGCGCAGCAGCGCAGCCCCGGCGTCACCGGACTTCTCGGGGTGGAACTGGGTGGCCGTCAGGGGGCCGTTCTCGACGGCCGCCACGAAGCGGTCGCCGCCGTGCTCGGCCCAGGTGACCAGCGGCGGTCGGGTGCGGTCGTTGGTCTGCAGGGTCCAGTCGCGCACGCCGTAGGAGTGCACGAAGTAGAACCGCTCCTGCTCCAGCCCGGAGAACAGTCGTGTCCCCTCGGGGGCCTCGACGGTGTTCCACCCCATGTGCGGCACGACGGGCGCCTGCAGCCGCTCGACCACGCCGGGCCACTCGTCGCACCCGGCGGTCTCCACGCCGTGCTCGACGCCCCGCTCGAAGAGGATCTGCATGCCGACGCAGATGCCCAGCACGGGACGACCGCCGGCGAGCCGGCGACCGATCACCTCGTGGCCCCGGACCGCCCGCAGGCCCTCCATGCACGCGGCGAAGGCGCCCACGCCCGGCACGACGAGGCCGTCGCAGTCCATGGCCGTCGCGCGGTCGGCGCTCAGCGTGACCTCGGCCCCCGCCCGCTCCAGCGCACGCACGGCCGAGCGCAGGTTGCCCGAGCCGTAGTCGAGGACCGTGACCCGGGGCGCTGCGGTGCTCAGAGCGTGCCCTTGGTGGAGGGCACGCCCGTCTCGCGCGGGTCGAGGGCGACCGCGTCGCGCAGCGCCCGGGCCACGGCCTTGAACTGCGCCTCCACGACGTGGTGGGGGTCGCGGCCGCCGAGGACGCGCACGTGCAGCGCGATCTGGGCGTGGTGGGCCAGCGTCTCCAGGACGTGGCGCGTGAGCGATCCGGCGTACGGCACGCCGCTGCCGCCGATCTGGAAGTACTCCTGGCCGGCGGGCTCGCCGGTGTGGACGCAGTAGGGCCGGCCCGAGACGTCGACGGCGCACTGCACCAGCGCCTCGTCGAGCGGCACCAGCGAGTCGCCGAAGCGCCGGATCCCGGACTTCGGCCCGAGCGCCTCGAGGAGCGCGTCGCCCAGCACGATCGCGGTGTCCTCGACGGTGTGGTGTCCGTCGATGTGGACGTCGCCCTCGGTCTGCACGGTCAGGTCGAACAGGCCGTGGCGCCCGAAAGCGGTGAGCATGTGGTCGAAGAAGCCGACGCCGGTCGAGACCTCGGTGCGGCCCGACCCGTCGAGGTCGAGCTCGACGAGCACCTTCGACTCCTTGGTCTGGCGCTCGATGCGGGCGGTGCGGCTCATCGGCCGGCTCCTTCGGTGGTGGGGTGGGCGAGCGCTCCGGTGAGGGCGCTCCGGAA
This genomic interval from Nocardioides scoriae contains the following:
- a CDS encoding septum formation family protein codes for the protein MTAGRGRRLGVLLVPLVLLLGACSSGGPGTAGDAPVTSRSASPSPTASVTAAATAPRAPAVGSCHDLTLTAATRPVDDGEAVGCARPHTSVTVRVGRLSSLADGHLLSVDSRTTRARVAAACPASLASWAGGDETARRLSRLEVVWFTPTLEQADAGADWFRCDLVSVASSDRLQRLPGRARGLLDGAGALDTYGTCGTAAPDARRFERVACALGHTWRAVDVVALPQGARYLAADLTAQGDDRCRAVASDRAGGDLEFSWSFEWPTRTRWDAGQRYGWCWVPAA
- the hisF gene encoding imidazole glycerol phosphate synthase subunit HisF — encoded protein: MSLAVRVIPCLDVDAGRVVKGINFQSLRDAGDPVELAKVYDAEGADELTFLDISASHEGRSTTMEIVSATAEQVFIPLTVGGGVSSVADVDRLLRAGADKVAVNTAAIRRPELVAEIADRFGNQVLVLSVDARRAAGTDSGFEVTTHGGRTSAGLDALEWASRAAELGAGEILLNAMDADGTQDGFDLDLVRAVRREVAVPVIASGGAGALDHFAPAVDAGADAVLAATVFHFGTLRIPEVKDTLRAAGHAVR
- the hisH gene encoding imidazole glycerol phosphate synthase subunit HisH, with amino-acid sequence MSTAAPRVTVLDYGSGNLRSAVRALERAGAEVTLSADRATAMDCDGLVVPGVGAFAACMEGLRAVRGHEVIGRRLAGGRPVLGICVGMQILFERGVEHGVETAGCDEWPGVVERLQAPVVPHMGWNTVEAPEGTRLFSGLEQERFYFVHSYGVRDWTLQTNDRTRPPLVTWAEHGGDRFVAAVENGPLTATQFHPEKSGDAGAALLRNWVASLPRP
- a CDS encoding heme NO-binding domain-containing protein, whose amino-acid sequence is MNLVEEAVVLQHGDAVWDRILVDADLDGVWTSLGNYPDDALPRLVGAGSELLGVAEADLCVELGRHATQGLSQRYPGHFAAHDDVRSFLLTLDDLVHAEVVRLHPDAQPPRFWFDDGEDGSLLVHYRSHRSLCALAEGMIEGAGVVYDEPTAVHHEACQLHDAPHCSLRVTFETG
- a CDS encoding septum formation family protein, whose amino-acid sequence is MRPRRTPVLAGPVAALLAVLVVLAGCSSAPLARPEASDRTSPPELGACYPLTPEDVGSSSNDTDPVACGAAHTSQTFAVGTLPESTGAAYDDRAHGRWIYPRCEAAFEKFLGVDESLAMRIQLSWAWFRPSQEGWDKGARWYRCDLVGGSTEATAYRPLPQDAKGLFAAKPPEQWLTCASGPTVLEAEKLPCTEPHDWRAVTTIKLGQPDDEYPGERLVQVRTRDFCSDSVGAWMNYPVDYEYGYTWFKEAEWQAGNRRSVCWARTDR
- the hisB gene encoding imidazoleglycerol-phosphate dehydratase HisB encodes the protein MSRTARIERQTKESKVLVELDLDGSGRTEVSTGVGFFDHMLTAFGRHGLFDLTVQTEGDVHIDGHHTVEDTAIVLGDALLEALGPKSGIRRFGDSLVPLDEALVQCAVDVSGRPYCVHTGEPAGQEYFQIGGSGVPYAGSLTRHVLETLAHHAQIALHVRVLGGRDPHHVVEAQFKAVARALRDAVALDPRETGVPSTKGTL
- the priA gene encoding bifunctional 1-(5-phosphoribosyl)-5-((5-phosphoribosylamino)methylideneamino)imidazole-4-carboxamide isomerase/phosphoribosylanthranilate isomerase PriA, which gives rise to MTQHPASQIPAPHLELLPAVDIAGGQAVQLVQGVAGSEKRFGDPVEAALRWQQAGAEWIHLVDLDAAFGRGHNRELLARIVGTLDIDVEMSGGIRDDASLESAMTAGCRRVNIGTAALEQPEWCASAIASHGDRIAIGLDVRGRTLAARGWTRDGGDLYDVLARLDSEGCARYVVTDVNKDGMLQGPNLDLLRAVCAETDRPVVASGGITELADLEALMGLVTPADQPGGVEGAIIGTALYEGRFTLPDALDLTWPERPRPVDQPVPQP